The genomic stretch CAAAACCAAATAAGGATATGGAGTTAGTTGCTGCAGAGTATTTTGAAACCTTAGCACTGAGttctttctttcaagattttcAGAAAAATGCATATGATATTAACATATGGTCTTGCAAGATGCATGATATAGTACATGATTTTGCTCACTTTCTTACCCAAAATGAATGTTATGCAGTGGAGGTTGCTGGTGCCGGGGAGCTAGAACTGGATTCTTCTTATGATAAAGTTAGACACTCAATGATAAAGATTCAAGAAGAAGCCTCATTTCCTAGCTCTATTTATACTAGAAATACTTTTCTACGTAGCCTTGTTGTTGATTGCAATTATGGTACTTACCCTAAGATAGTTTTGTCCAAATTAGTTGATCAGTTGACATGTCTAAGGTCATTATCTTTGAATAAATGTTCAATTGAAGAAATTCctcttgaaataaataaattaatacactTGAGGTACCTTGATTTGAGTGAAAATAATAACATAGAAAAATTGCCTGATACATTGTGTGAGTTTTACAATTTACAAATCTTAGACATTAGTTGGTGTGGAGCTCTCAGAAAACTACCTCAAGGGATTGGAAACTTAATCAACTTGAGACATTTGTTGAATTGGGGGATTAACAATATACGTTACATGCCAAAAAGTTTGCAGCAATTAACTGGTCTACGAATCTTACTCCTATTTGTTATTAAGTGAGAGAAGTTATGGTAGAAAAGCATGTTCTATTGAATATCTTAGAATCTTAAAACACCTTCGAAAATTTGGTATAAAAGGTTGGAAAATTTGATAGATGCAGAAAACGTCAAGGGAATAGGATTCAACAATAAGGAAAACTTGCGTGATTTGGATGTTGACTTTGAGGGGAGTATGAATGAAGTGCATGATGATGAAGAACTTCTTGAGGCATTGCAACCACATAAAAATTGAGAGATTTTATGGCTACGAAATTACAGAGGCAATGCTATGTTCCCTGTTTGGGTAACTTACCATCAATTATTTGCCTCCTTTGGGTAACTTACCATCCCTTGAAATTCTTTTGGTAGTTGGAATGAAGAGTGTGAAAAGAGTGGACAATGAGTTTTTGGGAATAGAGAGTGATGCCATATCATCATCTACATCAATTATTGCATTTCCCAAACTGAAATTTCTTTCCTTCTGGAGGATGGAAGAATGGGAAGAGTGGAATTATGATATCACTAATAGAGTAGGAGATATTTCAGTCATGCCATCTCTTAAGACCTTGGAAATTTCGGGCTGCCCCAAGTTGACATCACTGCCAAACCATCTTCGCCAGATGTCAACTTTGAAGAAggaattttataattgtcctcTTCATGACGAATAGAGAAAACTGATAGCTCATTATCATCTTCAGCAAACCATCAACTTCAACAATGATGCTGCATATGTGCAAAGACACCAACTCTGAATTCTCAAACACCCAAGGTTGCCATCTATGTAACTTGCGGGTGatttcctctcttttcttttctaattagtaatttaattgcttttttttttaaatttttggaccAAAATCAAGTAATAGTTAATACTTATAACATTGCAATTTTGAAACCAGGAATTTTAAATCTACATTTTCGTACATTGATTTCACATGATGGATGCTCACTGGCAAGCAGGACGGTCCTTTCtgcaaataaaacattaatttcaCATTTTTGAAATGACACGACCATGAATTCTCAAGCAGCTATCGCCTTTGCTTCTCAGGTAATTTTCTCTTCAGGAAGTGGATAATCTTAGATACGTTCTATGTTTTGTCATTGTATAAAGGTAAGCAATAAGATTACATTTGGTAATCTTAAGTTATGTCGAGTGCCTGAgccttaaatttatattatcacatTTTCGTCATCAGTTACTAATATCCCCAattgaaatctctctctcatatTAGTGGAAATGGAGGAAGGGAAAATAGAATAATGAGACTCGGACCTTGCTAAATGATCTTGCTAGCCTCAAATCAAGGTCGCTGACAAATCATCTTATTATATGGCAACATCAGAGAACAGGATAAAAAAGGTCCAATACTGTCATCATCTCCACCTGATACGAACCAAGATCTCCCAAGCTCTTCTCAACTTTGATTCTGCATATGTGCAAAGAGATGATCTTCTGGATTCTCTAAGAGCTACAATTGCCATCAATTCACAGGTTACTTCTCTCTTCTCCTTTTTactcaatttttgtttttatttcacaGCATAAACAGTAGAAGTTTGAATGAGATCCTAtgttttgttattgttataaCAAGCAAAACTTTTTAAaccttttgaaaaaataatgaaagcatTAAGTGTCTTGGAAAGTATTGAAAAATCTCATACTGAAtgtttttctgttctttttaaGCTGCAGAAAAAAAAGCCATGCACAATTGTAAGTATTAAGAAATCTGATGCTGAATGTTTGCTCAAAAGGACTTGGAACATTGCAGAGTCTCCTCAATCAGAAATTCTGTTTCACTGTAAGATTCGTAACTGCTATTTGTCCATAGGGTAACATACATAACATTCCAAGGTTTTCTCatatttagatgataaaatCATGTGCagactttttattattaatattatcttctCTGATTTATCAAGTAATActagattttaataattttgtattatcaatgatgatatgGTAAATAATTTAAGGGatagtttgaaaaatacgaTAAATAATGTAACACCTTTGTTTGCTAGTACAGAGGTGTCTGATATGCACTCAAAACTCtccaacaaattatataaaaaaagaaattataaagaacaaattttgttattgaaaagAAGATAGTTACAACCACTGATTTCGCTAATCAAGCGCTTTGCCTGATTATTACAATGCTTGCAGAACTCCTCTGCTTACAAAGACTTCATCAATAACTCCATCTATTCTCTTATTCTTCACTTGCTTAAATAGATACCCACATGTATTACAGAATTCTCAATACATTTATTACGGAAtcctaaattattattctagCAGCTTCCCTGCCTTTTTTACCCTTCATCGTATCCATCATATCAATTATCTCCTGTTT from Mangifera indica cultivar Alphonso chromosome 6, CATAS_Mindica_2.1, whole genome shotgun sequence encodes the following:
- the LOC123219006 gene encoding putative disease resistance RPP13-like protein 1 translates to MIKIQEEASFPSSIYTRNTFLRSLVVDCNYGTYPKIVLSKLVDQLTCLRSLSLNKCSIEEIPLEINKLIHLRYLDLSENNNIEKLPDTLCEFYNLQILDISWCGALRKLPQGIGNLINLRHLLNWGINNIRYMPKSLQQLTGLRILLLFVIKLENLIDAENVKGIGFNNKENLRDLDVDFEGSMNEVHDDEELLEYLPPLGNLPSLEILLVVGMKSVKRVDNEFLGIESDAISSSTSIIAFPKLKFLSFWRMEEWEEWNYDITNRVGDISVMPSLKTLEISGCPKLTSLPNHLRQMSTLKKEFYNCPLHDE